One part of the Bacteroidota bacterium genome encodes these proteins:
- a CDS encoding ABC transporter permease, with translation MLILRLIRESIIMAWHALVVNKLRTFLSLLGVTIGIFAIITVFTAVDSMENSVKGSVEKLGNNTVYVQKWPWAFGGDYPWWKYWQRPLPTIDELTQLKDRSQLAENMAFMAFLNGQTLKWEGNVVENCDVSLVSHDYEKISGFDLYDGRYFTEAESNGGYPVALVGFEVAANLYPSISALDKPITVKGRKAKIVGVFAKEGESMIGNSHDKSVVLPVNYGRKFIDIRTDRSGPMIMVKAKPNVTNAELIDELKGHMRAIRRLRPVEEDDFALNETKLLSAQVGQLFDVISLVGGIIGGFSILVGGFGIANIMFVSVRERTPIIGIQKSLGAKNYFILVQYLTEAVILCLFGGVLGLLLVYFVTLLASGSGFEMSLSLKNVIMGLSVSAIIGVISGLFPAASASRLDPVEAIRANG, from the coding sequence ATGTTGATTTTAAGATTGATCAGAGAGAGTATCATCATGGCATGGCATGCGTTGGTTGTAAATAAACTGCGTACGTTTTTATCATTGCTGGGTGTGACGATCGGCATCTTTGCAATTATCACGGTCTTCACCGCCGTGGATAGCATGGAAAATAGTGTGAAGGGAAGCGTAGAAAAATTAGGAAATAATACCGTTTATGTGCAGAAATGGCCATGGGCTTTTGGTGGCGACTACCCCTGGTGGAAGTACTGGCAACGCCCGCTTCCCACCATCGATGAGTTGACGCAATTAAAGGATCGCTCTCAGCTGGCAGAGAATATGGCGTTTATGGCTTTTTTAAATGGCCAGACTTTAAAGTGGGAAGGGAATGTGGTGGAGAATTGTGATGTCAGCCTGGTGAGTCATGATTATGAAAAAATTTCAGGATTTGATTTGTACGATGGCCGGTATTTTACGGAAGCGGAATCGAATGGCGGTTATCCGGTGGCGTTAGTGGGCTTTGAAGTGGCTGCCAATTTATATCCTTCTATTTCTGCATTGGATAAACCGATCACCGTGAAGGGGCGCAAAGCTAAAATTGTAGGCGTGTTTGCCAAAGAAGGCGAGAGTATGATCGGGAATAGTCATGATAAATCAGTAGTGCTTCCCGTGAATTATGGCCGTAAGTTTATTGATATCCGCACCGATCGCTCCGGACCGATGATCATGGTGAAAGCAAAACCGAATGTGACCAACGCGGAACTTATCGACGAATTGAAAGGGCATATGCGGGCGATCCGACGATTGCGTCCCGTAGAAGAAGATGATTTTGCATTGAATGAAACGAAATTGCTTTCCGCTCAGGTGGGTCAGTTGTTTGATGTGATTTCATTGGTGGGTGGAATCATTGGGGGCTTTAGTATTCTCGTGGGTGGTTTTGGTATTGCTAATATTATGTTTGTATCAGTGCGGGAACGGACTCCCATCATCGGTATTCAAAAATCACTGGGAGCTAAAAACTATTTTATACTCGTTCAGTACCTCACTGAAGCTGTTATCCTTTGCCTCTTCGGCGGCGTGCTGGGTCTGCTGCTGGTGTACTTCGTGACCCTCCTGGCAAGTGGCTCCGGTTTTGAGATGTCATTGTCATTGAAGAATGTGATAATGGGATTGAGCGTCTCTGCTATCATCGGAGTCATCAGCGGATTATTTCCCGCCGCTTCTGCTTCTCGTCTCGATCCGGTGGAAGCCATACGGGCGAATGGGTAG
- a CDS encoding VCBS repeat-containing protein, whose translation MKKLYSLLFVTSLLISTGINAQVTFKNQNVKLTNGTIKSGNCLAVVDWNFDGLDDIIRLDDGRICYVDVQRTNNQFQTIYLGTFSSSAGWAWGMAVADLDHNGFMDVAAGAYGPAVRILMTDNTGTTATLVSIPNSSFFVQNMTFADFDNNGWVDLFVCDDNAMSHVYINNGTGTLVESFTTINFDVTGTDDSGNYGSVWTDFDNDGDLDLYIAKCKQGVTNPADGRRINVMFVNDGNNNFTEDAAAYNINVGWQTWTASFGDIDNDGDLDLLVTNHDHASQILENDGTGHYTDITANSGFNVSDITPVESTMEDFDNDGFVDLLIAGSSNRYFHNNGNKTFTKIEGLFNTNDMLSFATGDLNHDGLIDLYTSYGDAYNNPSNIDDVLWMNNTRNNNHFITINLLGTISNKGAIGARALIYGSWGTQIREVRAGDNYGTTNTAMLHFGLGTSTTIDSIVVKFPSGITTTVINPQVDQFMTIIENDCVSPVASVTYSQTNNVICTGTTETLTATTAGLGYLWNDGSTLQTLNITAGGEYNVEVSAAGNNCKAISPTFIIEQDPDQTPVITATGETEFCNGSSITLQSQTYGASSFTWSNGDFTPFTTITQTGVYTLTIQGFCAQFTSTPISVTVHVVPDPTTNNVTIQGPGSATLNATGTVINWYDSLNATTPIFTGPTFTTPVLTAQTNYWVDNSEKYNAGTFNTGLFVPSGNTQFSANTTNARMFFDVIKPCTLKTAKVYTDTPGLRRIELRNSADSLLQFMDVTIAPDSQVITLDFVLSPGTDYYLTTDATFNQAIPGWGNISPRLKRNSVGVSYPYSIPDAINLTGNNFGGQYYYYFYDISVEKTGLTCTSNKVQVTVDISTTGLQSIDASGIQLFPNPANEILNIHLQQPGEVLVNLYDATGRRVSNNTFNNLQNTLSLSGLQPGVYTVELMKSGNRYQQKLIKY comes from the coding sequence ATGAAAAAACTCTATTCACTCCTCTTTGTAACTTCACTATTGATATCCACAGGTATCAATGCTCAGGTTACATTCAAGAATCAAAATGTCAAGCTGACCAATGGCACCATAAAAAGTGGTAATTGTCTGGCTGTAGTTGACTGGAATTTTGATGGACTTGACGACATTATCCGCCTGGACGATGGCAGAATCTGCTATGTAGACGTGCAGCGCACCAACAATCAATTTCAAACCATTTATCTCGGAACCTTTAGTTCATCCGCAGGCTGGGCATGGGGTATGGCTGTTGCCGATTTAGATCACAATGGATTTATGGATGTAGCGGCAGGTGCTTATGGACCGGCTGTGCGGATATTAATGACAGATAACACCGGAACTACCGCTACACTTGTCAGCATACCCAACTCCAGTTTCTTTGTACAAAACATGACCTTCGCTGACTTCGACAACAACGGATGGGTTGATCTTTTCGTTTGTGATGACAATGCCATGAGTCATGTTTACATCAACAATGGAACAGGTACCTTAGTTGAATCATTCACTACAATAAATTTTGATGTCACCGGAACAGATGATAGCGGAAACTATGGCAGTGTCTGGACTGATTTTGATAACGACGGCGACCTTGATTTATACATTGCCAAGTGCAAGCAGGGTGTAACAAATCCTGCTGATGGCAGAAGGATCAATGTCATGTTTGTCAATGACGGCAATAATAACTTTACAGAAGATGCCGCTGCGTATAATATCAATGTCGGCTGGCAAACCTGGACAGCTTCCTTCGGAGATATTGACAATGATGGTGATTTAGATTTATTAGTCACCAATCACGATCATGCCAGTCAGATTCTTGAAAATGACGGTACCGGACATTATACCGACATTACTGCCAATAGTGGTTTTAATGTTTCTGATATCACTCCTGTTGAAAGCACGATGGAGGATTTTGACAACGATGGATTTGTAGATTTACTTATTGCCGGTTCCTCTAACCGCTATTTCCACAATAACGGAAATAAAACATTTACAAAAATCGAAGGGCTGTTTAATACCAATGACATGCTTTCTTTTGCAACCGGAGATTTAAATCACGATGGATTAATTGACCTGTACACCAGCTATGGGGATGCCTACAACAATCCTTCTAATATTGATGATGTGTTATGGATGAACAACACCCGCAACAACAATCATTTTATTACCATCAATTTACTTGGCACGATCAGTAATAAAGGTGCTATCGGAGCCAGAGCATTAATTTATGGATCATGGGGAACACAGATTCGCGAAGTAAGAGCCGGTGATAACTATGGAACAACAAATACAGCCATGTTACATTTCGGTCTTGGCACTTCTACCACCATTGATTCCATTGTAGTAAAGTTCCCCAGCGGAATTACGACAACAGTAATTAATCCACAAGTGGATCAGTTCATGACGATCATTGAAAATGATTGTGTTTCTCCTGTAGCAAGTGTCACTTATAGTCAGACAAACAATGTAATTTGCACAGGGACTACAGAAACGCTTACCGCCACTACTGCCGGTTTAGGTTATTTATGGAATGATGGAAGCACGTTACAAACGCTAAACATTACAGCAGGTGGTGAATATAATGTAGAAGTCAGCGCAGCAGGAAATAATTGTAAAGCCATCTCCCCTACATTTATCATTGAACAGGATCCTGATCAAACACCTGTAATTACAGCCACCGGTGAAACAGAATTTTGCAATGGCAGTTCAATAACTTTGCAATCACAAACCTATGGTGCAAGTAGTTTTACCTGGTCAAATGGTGACTTCACGCCGTTTACTACTATTACACAAACCGGTGTCTACACATTAACCATACAGGGATTCTGTGCGCAATTTACCTCTACGCCCATTTCTGTGACTGTACATGTAGTACCTGACCCAACAACCAATAATGTGACAATACAAGGTCCCGGATCAGCCACATTAAATGCAACAGGAACGGTGATCAACTGGTATGATTCATTGAATGCAACTACACCTATTTTTACAGGACCCACTTTTACCACACCCGTACTTACTGCACAAACAAACTACTGGGTAGACAACTCTGAAAAATATAATGCCGGAACATTTAATACAGGATTATTTGTACCATCAGGCAATACCCAATTCAGTGCGAACACGACCAATGCACGCATGTTCTTTGATGTGATTAAACCCTGCACACTTAAAACGGCTAAAGTGTATACTGATACTCCGGGCTTGCGCAGAATAGAATTAAGAAACAGCGCGGATAGTTTACTGCAATTTATGGATGTAACCATTGCTCCGGATTCTCAGGTGATTACATTAGATTTCGTATTAAGTCCGGGTACAGACTATTATTTAACTACGGATGCCACTTTCAATCAGGCCATCCCGGGTTGGGGAAATATTTCACCACGACTGAAAAGAAATTCAGTTGGTGTGAGTTATCCCTATTCCATTCCCGATGCGATTAATTTAACCGGCAATAATTTCGGAGGTCAGTATTATTACTACTTCTACGACATCAGTGTAGAGAAGACCGGATTAACCTGCACCAGTAACAAAGTTCAGGTGACGGTTGATATCAGCACTACAGGTCTGCAGAGTATTGATGCCTCAGGCATTCAACTCTTCCCGAATCCTGCGAACGAAATCCTCAACATCCATCTCCAGCAGCCGGGAGAGGTACTTGTCAACCTATATGATGCAACAGGAAGAAGGGTGTCCAACAATACGTTCAACAATTTGCAAAACACGTTATCGCTATCCGGATTACAACCGGGAGTCTATACGGTTGAGTTAATGAAATCCGGAAATCGTTACCAGCAAAAATTGATTAAGTACTAA
- a CDS encoding T9SS type A sorting domain-containing protein, with protein sequence MDLTGTPTGGSFVEQATYHEYLNSDYPTGQQMTCQTCHMPKIEDPIKIANGYVSLLGRTPFNLHTFAGANTFMVQLIKDNKISLGVTAPDKNFDSTLKANTTLLREQTLDLVSTYDSAVGDTAYFNISLLNKAGHKFPSGYPSRRAVLQFIVLKANGDTLFSSGIFDSNFEVANIDTILEPHHDVIRSSSRTQVYEMVMGDVNGDRTTVLERAAVQLKDNRLPPLGFTTLHPVYDTCKIVGDAEFDSDFNKISGIEGSGADIVHYHVPLDGYIGDLTVYANVYYQTLPPAFLSEMQQFSSAEIDTFLNMYANANKNPILIASDTLNNINIPVGIASTTSPAAIKIWPNPTKDGIVHIESSTLNVEIECFKANGERVLAPFRNSTKRFNLTLPDQPGIYYLVFRKGNEKTLKKVIKY encoded by the coding sequence GTGGATCTCACCGGAACTCCAACCGGAGGTAGTTTTGTAGAGCAGGCCACGTATCATGAGTATCTTAATTCTGATTATCCCACAGGACAGCAAATGACCTGTCAGACTTGCCATATGCCCAAAATTGAAGATCCGATAAAGATCGCGAACGGATACGTTTCATTGTTGGGAAGAACGCCATTTAACCTCCACACTTTTGCAGGAGCCAATACGTTCATGGTTCAATTGATAAAAGACAATAAAATCAGTCTGGGAGTAACTGCACCTGATAAAAATTTCGATTCCACACTCAAAGCAAATACCACTTTGTTACGAGAGCAAACGCTCGACCTTGTTTCAACCTATGACTCTGCTGTAGGAGACACGGCTTATTTTAACATCAGCCTACTCAATAAAGCCGGACATAAATTTCCGAGTGGATATCCCTCCAGAAGAGCCGTTCTTCAATTCATCGTATTGAAAGCAAATGGAGACACTTTATTTTCTTCAGGAATATTCGACAGTAATTTTGAAGTGGCCAATATTGACACCATACTGGAGCCGCATCATGATGTGATCAGGAGCAGCAGCCGTACGCAGGTTTATGAAATGGTGATGGGAGATGTAAATGGCGACCGGACAACGGTTTTAGAAAGAGCGGCCGTACAACTCAAAGACAATCGACTTCCACCTTTGGGCTTCACCACCTTACATCCTGTATACGATACCTGCAAAATTGTGGGTGACGCAGAATTTGATTCCGACTTCAATAAAATTTCAGGAATCGAAGGTAGTGGTGCTGATATCGTGCATTATCATGTTCCTTTAGATGGATATATCGGCGACCTTACGGTTTATGCCAATGTGTATTACCAGACCTTACCACCGGCCTTTCTTTCAGAGATGCAGCAATTCAGCTCGGCAGAAATCGATACTTTTCTGAACATGTATGCCAATGCCAATAAAAACCCCATCTTAATTGCATCCGATACGTTAAACAATATTAACATTCCGGTAGGTATTGCTTCCACAACATCTCCTGCAGCGATAAAGATCTGGCCAAATCCAACGAAAGACGGCATTGTCCATATTGAATCATCCACCTTAAACGTTGAAATAGAATGCTTTAAAGCAAATGGAGAAAGAGTATTGGCTCCCTTCAGGAACTCAACAAAAAGGTTTAACTTGACACTCCCTGACCAGCCGGGTATTTATTATCTTGTCTTCAGAAAAGGCAATGAAAAAACCCTGAAAAAAGTAATCAAATATTAA
- a CDS encoding M42 family metallopeptidase yields MNLSLLKLICETPGAPGHENRIREIVQKEVKSLADEVSIDKMGNLTAIRRGKDRTKVMAAAHMDEIGFIVTHIDDKGFLRFHTLGGFDPKTLTAQRVIVHGKEDVVGVMGSKPIHLMTPEERNKAPQIQDYFIDLGLPKAKVNKIISVGDPVTRQRELIEMGNCVNCKSIDNRVSVFILIEALRKLKGNIPYDFYASFTVQEEVGLRGASVAAHHIEPDFGINLDTTIAFDTPGARPQEMVTELGKGAGIKIMDSSTICDTRMVDFLRKTADKHKIKWQSEILPAGGTDTAGLQRNGKTGAIAGAISIPTRHIHQAIEMADKSDIQCCIDLLAHSLKDIHSYNWKVWK; encoded by the coding sequence ATGAATCTTTCTCTTCTAAAACTTATTTGCGAAACACCGGGCGCACCGGGGCATGAAAACCGTATTCGTGAAATCGTACAAAAAGAAGTAAAGTCACTTGCAGATGAAGTGAGCATCGACAAGATGGGCAATCTGACGGCTATCCGCAGAGGAAAGGACCGCACCAAAGTGATGGCGGCGGCACATATGGATGAGATTGGTTTTATCGTGACTCATATTGATGACAAGGGCTTTCTACGCTTTCATACATTAGGTGGATTCGATCCAAAAACATTGACAGCTCAACGCGTCATCGTACATGGGAAGGAAGATGTGGTTGGAGTCATGGGATCCAAACCGATACATTTAATGACGCCGGAAGAACGAAACAAAGCACCACAAATACAGGATTATTTTATTGACCTCGGACTCCCAAAAGCGAAAGTGAACAAGATCATTTCTGTTGGAGATCCGGTCACCCGCCAGCGGGAATTGATTGAAATGGGAAATTGCGTCAACTGCAAATCCATTGACAACCGCGTTTCTGTTTTTATATTGATAGAAGCATTGAGGAAGCTGAAGGGGAATATTCCCTATGATTTCTATGCCAGTTTCACGGTCCAGGAAGAGGTCGGATTGCGGGGCGCATCGGTGGCCGCACATCATATTGAGCCTGATTTCGGCATCAACCTCGACACCACCATCGCCTTTGATACTCCCGGAGCACGTCCGCAGGAAATGGTGACGGAATTGGGCAAAGGAGCCGGCATAAAAATTATGGATTCCAGCACCATTTGTGATACCCGAATGGTGGATTTCTTAAGAAAAACCGCCGACAAGCATAAAATCAAATGGCAATCGGAGATTTTGCCTGCCGGGGGCACTGATACAGCAGGACTTCAGCGCAATGGAAAAACCGGAGCTATTGCCGGTGCTATCAGCATTCCTACCCGACATATTCATCAGGCCATAGAAATGGCAGATAAAAGTGATATTCAATGCTGTATTGACCTTTTGGCACATAGCTTAAAGGATATCCATTCTTATAATTGGAAAGTCTGGAAATAA
- the pyk gene encoding pyruvate kinase → MIINRYNRTKIVATIGPASINEETLEKMIFAGMDVCRINSSHGDYAMMEKIIHTIRDLNKKLNAHIAILFDLQGPKIRIGDLLEKDIVLKNGDELLLNHHEVPGSSTEVFIKYPHFYQDVKIGDTVLVDDGKIELEVTEILPDEKVKTKVIHGGPLSSRKGVNLPNTLISLPSLTEKDRNDLDFALKHDVEWIGLSFVRKPEDVIELKNIIKSRNSMTRVIAKIEKPEAVLNIDAIIQVSDGVMVARGDLGVEMAMEKVPVIQKSIVKKCNAAAKPVIIATQMMESMIVNYRPTRAEANDVGNAVFDGADALMLSAETSVGVFPVETVSAMQGIISEVEDQDSIYFREHAPANDSPNFIPENICYISAVMAKQTDASAIVAMTHSGTTAFKIAAHRPKAFIYIFTDNRPLLNTLNLVWGIRGFYYDKYESTDVTISDIKKYLVDKELVQQGHYIIHIASTPLQERSTANTIKLTKIE, encoded by the coding sequence ATGATCATCAACCGATACAATCGAACTAAGATAGTTGCCACCATTGGTCCTGCCAGCATTAACGAGGAAACTCTTGAAAAAATGATTTTTGCCGGGATGGATGTCTGTAGAATTAACAGCTCTCATGGTGATTATGCCATGATGGAAAAAATCATCCACACCATCCGTGATCTCAACAAAAAACTAAATGCACATATCGCCATTTTATTCGACCTGCAAGGACCGAAAATTCGTATCGGCGACTTGCTCGAGAAAGATATCGTATTGAAAAACGGAGATGAGCTTTTATTAAACCATCATGAGGTGCCGGGCAGCAGCACGGAGGTTTTTATAAAATATCCGCACTTTTATCAGGATGTAAAAATCGGTGATACCGTGCTGGTGGATGATGGCAAAATTGAATTAGAAGTGACTGAAATTTTACCGGATGAAAAAGTAAAAACAAAAGTCATCCATGGCGGACCTTTGAGCAGCAGAAAAGGTGTTAACCTTCCCAATACGCTGATCTCACTGCCGAGCCTTACCGAAAAAGACCGAAATGACCTCGATTTTGCATTAAAGCACGATGTAGAATGGATCGGTCTCTCGTTTGTGCGAAAACCGGAAGATGTGATTGAGTTGAAGAACATCATCAAGTCCCGTAACAGCATGACACGGGTCATTGCCAAGATTGAAAAACCGGAAGCGGTGCTGAATATCGATGCCATCATTCAGGTGAGTGATGGGGTGATGGTGGCCCGCGGAGATCTGGGTGTAGAGATGGCGATGGAAAAAGTGCCGGTGATACAGAAGTCCATCGTAAAAAAATGCAATGCAGCGGCCAAGCCGGTGATCATTGCTACCCAAATGATGGAAAGCATGATTGTAAATTACCGTCCCACACGTGCCGAAGCCAACGATGTGGGCAATGCTGTTTTCGACGGCGCCGACGCGTTGATGCTGAGTGCTGAAACCTCTGTGGGTGTATTTCCTGTTGAGACGGTGAGCGCGATGCAAGGCATCATCAGTGAAGTGGAAGATCAGGACTCCATTTATTTCCGTGAACATGCGCCTGCCAATGATTCCCCGAATTTCATTCCGGAAAACATCTGCTATATCTCTGCCGTGATGGCCAAGCAAACCGATGCTTCCGCTATAGTGGCCATGACGCATTCCGGTACCACTGCTTTTAAGATAGCCGCTCACCGGCCAAAAGCCTTCATCTATATCTTCACCGACAATCGTCCACTGCTCAACACCCTGAATCTGGTATGGGGCATTCGGGGCTTTTACTATGATAAGTATGAAAGTACAGATGTCACTATTTCGGATATTAAAAAATACCTTGTCGACAAAGAGCTGGTTCAGCAAGGACATTATATCATACATATTGCGAGTACCCCCCTTCAGGAACGATCAACCGCTAACACTATAAAACTCACCAAAATCGAATAA
- a CDS encoding IPExxxVDY family protein, producing MAKKQTFTLDFKPDYDFLLLGIFCAYRDYKLCAELNRYLLYNFEKLPDLEIKPDNKGTTCLFPYFFYLNEDEEEVYLISNKGNKYYFIPELKQCDYFLVIKNYSRYTTIEELERKIRFISLVSSTFEIEPSGLKSAENFLYLEPYIDKDGEKPKLPPVK from the coding sequence GTGGCAAAAAAACAGACATTTACCTTAGACTTTAAGCCGGATTATGATTTCCTGCTCTTAGGGATTTTCTGTGCCTATCGCGATTATAAATTATGTGCTGAACTTAACCGGTATTTACTCTACAATTTTGAAAAACTTCCGGATCTGGAAATAAAGCCGGATAACAAGGGGACCACTTGTCTCTTTCCTTACTTTTTTTATTTAAACGAAGATGAAGAGGAAGTGTATCTGATCTCCAATAAAGGAAATAAATATTATTTTATTCCCGAGTTGAAACAATGCGATTATTTTTTGGTTATTAAAAATTATAGCCGATATACCACCATTGAAGAACTCGAACGTAAAATCCGATTTATAAGTTTAGTGAGCAGTACCTTTGAAATTGAACCGTCCGGATTAAAATCGGCGGAAAACTTTCTCTATCTGGAACCCTATATTGACAAAGACGGGGAAAAACCAAAACTCCCACCAGTAAAATGA
- a CDS encoding T9SS type A sorting domain-containing protein, whose amino-acid sequence MGSPCDTLSVGVEDNVPEQELFFQAWYNSEWNMIHVNASKLKGRTGSLRLFDLEGRLVFEKKVEVIAGGYVTGEIPMNAVANGVYLVNLITDSESVSSKVVKF is encoded by the coding sequence GTGGGCTCGCCTTGTGATACGCTGAGTGTGGGTGTGGAGGATAATGTACCGGAGCAGGAGTTGTTTTTTCAGGCATGGTATAATAGCGAGTGGAATATGATTCACGTCAACGCCTCCAAACTCAAAGGGAGAACGGGGAGTTTGCGGTTGTTTGATTTGGAAGGGAGGTTGGTGTTTGAGAAGAAGGTGGAGGTGATAGCGGGAGGGTATGTCACGGGAGAGATACCGATGAATGCGGTGGCGAATGGGGTTTATCTGGTCAATCTTATTACTGATTCGGAAAGTGTTTCGTCGAAGGTTGTCAAATTTTAG
- a CDS encoding nucleoside deaminase — protein MLLDDEYFMRAALSEAKVALERDEVPIGAVITANGRIIARGHNLVEHLNDVTAHAEMMAFTAAANGLGGKYLKDCTLYVTLEPCLMCAGAAFWTQISRIVYGASDEKRGYSSVSGGDHVLHPATQVKSGVLAEDCAALLTAYFKSKR, from the coding sequence ATGTTACTTGATGATGAATATTTCATGCGTGCTGCACTCTCGGAGGCGAAGGTTGCCTTGGAAAGGGATGAAGTGCCGATTGGAGCGGTGATTACTGCAAATGGTAGAATCATTGCCCGCGGACATAATCTGGTAGAGCATCTAAATGATGTTACTGCCCATGCGGAAATGATGGCGTTTACAGCAGCAGCAAATGGATTGGGAGGGAAGTATTTAAAAGATTGTACCTTGTATGTTACACTCGAGCCCTGCCTGATGTGTGCCGGTGCCGCTTTCTGGACACAGATTTCCCGAATTGTGTATGGGGCCAGTGATGAAAAACGAGGCTACTCTTCCGTTTCTGGTGGAGATCATGTCCTGCACCCTGCCACCCAGGTGAAAAGTGGTGTGTTGGCAGAAGATTGCGCGGCCCTGTTAACAGCGTACTTTAAATCGAAACGCTGA